A window of the Henckelia pumila isolate YLH828 chromosome 3, ASM3356847v2, whole genome shotgun sequence genome harbors these coding sequences:
- the LOC140886536 gene encoding putative disease resistance RPP13-like protein 3 isoform X3, with product MAYAALVSVEQSLKQAAMLHLSVAHDIRKQSPFLLPKIEYLIKCLEDSSHKTTDQKASSLITRIRDASYRAQYLVDLYCYDTEMEIIRQVPVPKNVDLWDIFRVIDDIESDIKELTGSATEVIESRLVLKNDLQLPNPGSEDEMVGFKDLRVQITEELTGTQSSLTVVSITGMGGIGKTTLARYIYYAPYVGYHFDCRAWVVVSQSFSIRNFLLGILGFMKVLSDEMFIEGEYELGLRLYDTLKGRRYLITIDDIWDTSVWDEIRRWFPNDNNGSRILLTTRLASVAAYASFSGGHIHHVSVLSSEDSWSLLRAKAFGDKDCPPELQQIGHKISERCGRLPLSLVVTGGLLSQITKTKDVWLNFEKYVINLDPCFEILKLSYDYLPQRLKPCFLYMAHFQEDEEISVSKLIKLWVAEGFLKQVEHQDPEAVAEKCLMELVDQNMIIIPKHNFQGKVKTCRMHNLLHNLCVREADKDKFLCVMGTPRYEITPHNQYFRLSIHSRTLPHLIFPDSSIPSFSHVRSLLCTDHHLSPSVFLKFKLLRVVDAIKVAFPKFPNELLELLNLRYISLTCPKNIPASISNLRNLQTLVIRHEDGVNLPLEIWNMTHLRHVEFEVGYVPCPIVGTSPLVLENLRTLSGLRNLRFTHDVSARIPWIERLKVYYDTDLDEEKGWSYYEFHNLVNLQRLRALKIYIYPWPIDLKLEFQFPPSLQVLSLGGCSLSWEDVSVVGRLPILQVLKLRRGSFLGKHWRANEGEFCQLKLLLLESLDLVLWEIYNDRYEFPCLEQLIVRNCRMLKKIPHEMGEIPALTKIEVDYCNESVLASAKEIRDMQLEMGKEDFQLVLGTSSYFNSPIYSKNPFAASSWKRKFTDGEKEEEEEDKTDFSLKPASKSPDTLQPAVSNIETGNAEHSENFDFISGTEQQKIPNRSLDSMETVGPWRFAWNPKSCMVGLHEYFLQIQDWIFGANDTNIHLEVMSIAGMAGIGKTTFARYLFEYPTLDENFDINVWVSVSRTNDVRKIIKDILESVRPMQVELDGKSIAQLADILRKSLKDKTYLIVLDDVWDIQLWDDIQTSFPDDNIWSRIILTTRLSEMDLKVRFFKIHHMSLLTPEMSWTLFCMKAFGKEECPQELKYAAENILSNCGGLPLAIVVIGGLLSKVSRTEDVWQLIARTMNSTIMSEEQLKGILYFAYNYLPLHLKACFRSMIIFVGDGELSIPKLVGHWIDEGLVGQLGSKSPQEVAEEFLKDLMDRSLVVVCKRNKKGEAETCGIPRVWQDYFMVEDPDSFEILLSKSNQSTKPKEGMADLPRSYGEGTSMIVEKGQKAKINHKKSLEISMYTLFNNSLAVDSTRGDDSRK from the exons ATGGCATACGCCGCCTTAGTTTCTGTGGAACAGTCGCTGAAACAAGCTGCCATGTTGCATCTTTCCGTTGCTCATGATATACGGAAACAAAGTCCATTTCTCCTCCCCAAAATTGAATACCTGATAAAATGTCTTGAAGATTCATCCCACAAAACTACTGATCAAAAAGCATCTTCTTTGATAACAAGAATCAGAGACGCATCCTACAGAGCGCAATATCTCGTAGATCTATACTGTTACGACACGGAAATGGAGATCATCCGTCAGGTTCCCGTGCCCAAGAACGTGGACTTGTGGGACATCTTTCGAGTAATCGACGATATAGAATCAGACATCAAGGAACTCACTGGTTCGGCGACGGAGGTTATTGAGAGCAGATTAGTACTCAAGAATGATTTGCAACTTCCAAATCCTGGTTCCGAGGACGAAATGGTGGGATTCAAAGATCTCCGTGTGCAAATCACGGAAGAGCTTACGGGGACACAATCTTCACTGACAGTTGTCTCGATCACTGGTATGGGAGGTATTGGTAAGACGACTCTGGCCAGATATATTTACTACGCTCCATATGTCGGGTATCATTTCGATTGTCGTGCGTGGGTCGTTGTATCTCAGTCTTTTTCCATACGAAATTTCCTGTTAGGCATTCTGGGTTTCATGAAAGTGTTGAGTGATGAGATGTTTATAGAGGGTGAATATGAGTTAGGATTACGTTTGTACGATACTTTAAAAGGACGTAGGTATCTCATCACAATAGATGATATATGGGATACCTCTGTTTGGGATGAAATAAGGAGGTGGTTCCCGAATGATAATAACGGAAGTCGAATCCTGCTGACGACAAGGCTAGCAAGTGTGGCTGCTTATGCGAGCTTTTCGGGGGGCCACATTCATCATGTCTCTGTCTTAAGTAGTGAAGATAGTTGGAGTTTACTTCGTGCTAAGGCTTTTGGGGACAAGGATTGCCCTCCAGAGTTGCAACAAATCGGGCACAAGATTTCAGAAAGATGTGGACGACTTCCCCTTTCTCTAGTGGTGACAGGCGGATTACTCTCTCAGATAACTAAGACAAAAGACGTTTGGCTAAACTTTGAAAAATATGTAATTAATCTTGATCCATGCTTTGAAATACTGAAGCTGAGTTACGATTACTTGCCTCAACGGTTGAAGCCGTGCTTCCTCTATATGGCACATTTTCAGGAAGATGAGGAGATTTCAGTTTCCAAACTAATCAAGTTATGGGTAGCTGAGGGGTTTCTAAAACAAGTTGAGCACCAAGACCCAGAAGCCGTAGCAGAGAAGTGTTTGATGGAACTCGTTGACCAAAACATGATTATCATCCCAAAGCACAACTTTCAAGGAAAAGTCAAAACCTGCAGAATGCATAACCTCTTGCATAATTTATGCGTGCGAGAGGCGGATAAAGACAAGTTTCTGTGTGTGATGGGTACTCCAAGGTATGAAATAACTCCACACAATCAATATTTTCGTTTAAGCATTCACTCAAGGACTCTTCCACATCTTATTTTTCCTGACTCCTCAATACCCTCTTTTTCACATGTACGTTCCCTCTTATGTACTGATCATCATCTTTCCCCAAGTGTGTTTCTAAAATTCAAACTACTCAGAGTAGTTGATGCTATCAAAGTAGCGTTTCCCAAATTTCCAAATGAACTCTTGGAGCTTCTAAATCTACGTTACATCTCTTTGACGTGCCCAAAAAATATTCCTGCATCAATATCCAATCTTCGAAACCTACAAACTTTAGTCATTCGTCACGAGGATGGCGTAAATTTACCATTAGAAATTTGGAATATGACTCATCTAAGACATGTCGAGTTTGAAGTAGGTTATGTGCCTTGTCCCATTGTTGGGACTAGTCCTCTAGTTCTGGAAAACCTACGCACTCTTTCTGGACTAAGAAATCTCAGATTCACCCATGACGTGTCGGCAAGAATCCCATGGATCGAAAGACTCAAAGTTTATTATGATACTGATCTCGATGAGGAAAAAGGGTGGTCGTACTACGAGTTTCACAATCTTGTGAATCTACAGCGACTCAGAGCATTAAAAATCTACATATACCCGTGGCCGATTGATCTTAAGTTGGAATTCCAGTTCCCGCCATCTCTTCAAGTGTTGAGTCTAGGTGGGTGTTCGCTTTCGTGGGAAGATGTGTCAGTTGTGGGTCGTTTGCCCATTCTTCAAGTTCTCAAACTGAGACGTGGATCGTTCCTCGGGAAACACTGGAGAGCAAACGAGGGAGAGTTCTGCCAGCTTAAACTCTTGCTGCTTGAAAGTTTGGATTTGGTACTCTGGGAAATTTATAATGATCGGTATGAATTTCCTTGCTTAGAGCAACTCATTGTAAGAAATTGTAGAATGCTAAAGAAGATCCCACATGAAATGGGAGAAATTCCAGCACTTACTAAGATTGAAGTGGATTACTGTAATGAATCTGTCTTGGCTTCAGCCAAGGAGATACGGGATATGCAACTTGAGATGGGAAAAGAAGATTTTCAACTCGTCCTTGGTACTAGCTCCTACTTTAATAGCCCCATCTATTCTAAG AATCCTTTTGCCGCCTCAAGCTGGAAAAGGAAATTCACTGAtggagaaaaagaagaagaagaagaagacaaaACGGATTTCAGTTTGAAACCTGCCTCAAAATCACCGGATACGCTGCAACCGGCAGTCTCCAATATCGAGACAGGGAATGCTGAACATTCGGAGAATTTTGATTTCATAAGCGGAACGGAGCAGCAGAAAATACCTAATCGATCGTTGGATTCCATGGAGACAGTTGGCCCTTGGAGATTTGCATGGAATCCCAAAAGTTGTATGGTTGGATTGCATGAATACTTTTTACAAATCCAGGATTGGATATTTGGAGCGAACGATACTAATATTCATCTTGAAGTCATGTCGATTGCTGGGATGGCTGGAATTGGCAAGACTACTTTCGCAAGATATTTGTTCGAGTACCCGACTCTTGATGAGAATTTCGATATTAATGTTTGGGTATCGGTATCTCGAACAAATGATGTACGAAAAATAATCAAGGACATTCTAGAGTCCGTGAGACCTATGCAAGTTGAACTGGATGGCAAGAGCATTGCACAGTTGGCGGATATTCTGCGCAAAAGTTTGAAGGATAAAACATACCTCATTGTATTGGATGATGTGTGGGATATCCAGCTCTGGGATGATATCCAAACATCATTTCCTGACGACAATATATGGAGCCGGATAATTTTAACGACTAGGCTGTCGGAGATGGATCTTAAAGTCCGGTTTTTCAAGATTCATCACATGAGCCTTCTTACGCCCGAAATGAGCTGGACCCTTTTTTGTATGAAGGCTTTTGGCAAAGAAGAATGCCCTCAGGAGCTTAAATATGCTGCAGAAAATATTTTAAGCAATTGTGGAGGGCTTCCCCTTGCAATTGTTGTGATTGGTGGACTCCTCTCCAAAGTCAGCAGGACTGAAGACGTATGGCAGCTTATTGCAAGGACTATGAATTCAACGATAATGTCTGAGGAACAACTGAAGGGGATTCTGTACTTTGCTTATAACTACTTGCCACTTCATCTGAAAGCATGCTTTCGTTCCATGATTATCTTCGTGGGAGATGGTGAACTCTCCATCCCCAAACTCGTCGGGCATTGGATTGATGAGGGACTTGTAGGCCAACTAGGTTCTAAAAGTCCCCAAGAAGTGGCTGAGGAGTTCTTGAAAGATCTAATGGACAGAAGTCTCGTTGTGGTTTGCAAGCGAAACAAGAAGGGTGAGGCTGAAACATGTGGCATTCCTCGTGTCTGGCAGGACTACTTCATGGTTGAGGATCCAGATTCTTTCGAG aTTTTActctcaaaatcaaatcaaagcaCCAAACCGAAAGAGGGCATGGCAGATCTTCCAAGAAGCTATGGCGAAGGTACTTCCATGATAGTGGAAAAGGGACAAAAGGCGAAAATTAATCACAAGAAAAGTTTAGAAATATCGATGTACACACTGTTCAACAACAG TTTGGCTGTGGATAGCACACGGGGGGACGATAGCAGGAAATAG